One segment of Bacteroides caecimuris DNA contains the following:
- the kbl gene encoding glycine C-acetyltransferase: MYGKMKEFLSQTLAEIKEAGLYKEERLIESAQQAAITVKGKEVLNFCANNYLGLSNHPRLIKASQEMMNRRGYGMSSVRFICGTQDIHKELEAAISDYFQTEDTILYAACFDANGGVFEPLFTEEDAIISDALNHASIIDGVRLCKAKRYRYANADMKDLERCLQEAQAQRFRIIVTDGVFSMDGNVAPMDQICDLAEKYDALVMVDESHSAGVVGATGHGVSELYKTHGRVDIYTGTLGKAFGGALGGFTTGRKEIIDLLRQRSRPYLFSNSLAPGIIGASLEVFKMLKESNALHDKLVENVNYFRDKMTAAGFDIKPTQSAICAVMLYDAKLSQIYAARMQEEGIYVTGFYYPVVPKDQARIRVQISAGHEKEHLDKCIAAFIKVGKELGVLK, encoded by the coding sequence ATGTACGGTAAAATGAAAGAATTCCTCAGCCAAACATTGGCTGAAATCAAGGAAGCCGGGCTTTACAAAGAAGAACGACTGATTGAAAGTGCGCAGCAAGCTGCCATCACTGTAAAAGGCAAAGAAGTGCTGAACTTCTGCGCTAACAATTATCTGGGACTGTCCAATCACCCACGACTGATTAAGGCGTCCCAAGAAATGATGAACCGACGCGGATACGGTATGTCGTCTGTCCGTTTCATCTGTGGAACACAAGATATACACAAGGAACTGGAAGCCGCTATCTCCGATTATTTCCAAACGGAAGATACGATTCTGTATGCTGCCTGCTTCGACGCGAACGGCGGGGTATTCGAACCGCTTTTCACCGAAGAGGATGCCATTATTTCGGACGCTCTGAACCATGCTTCTATCATTGACGGGGTACGTCTTTGCAAGGCTAAACGTTACCGTTATGCTAACGCCGACATGAAGGACTTGGAAAGATGCCTGCAAGAGGCACAGGCACAACGTTTCCGCATTATCGTGACCGACGGTGTGTTCTCTATGGACGGTAACGTTGCTCCGATGGACCAGATTTGTGACCTCGCCGAAAAGTATGACGCGTTGGTAATGGTGGACGAGTCTCACTCTGCCGGTGTGGTAGGCGCTACGGGACATGGCGTAAGCGAACTATACAAGACTCACGGACGTGTGGATATTTATACCGGTACATTAGGCAAGGCTTTCGGTGGTGCATTGGGCGGATTTACTACCGGCCGGAAGGAGATTATTGATTTGCTGCGCCAACGCAGCCGTCCATACCTGTTCTCCAACTCATTGGCTCCGGGAATTATCGGTGCAAGCCTTGAGGTATTCAAGATGCTGAAAGAGAGCAATGCACTGCATGACAAGCTCGTTGAAAACGTAAATTATTTCCGCGACAAGATGACGGCTGCGGGATTCGACATCAAGCCGACTCAGAGTGCTATCTGTGCCGTAATGCTGTATGACGCGAAGTTATCGCAGATTTATGCCGCACGTATGCAGGAAGAAGGTATCTATGTGACAGGTTTCTACTATCCGGTAGTGCCGAAAGACCAGGCACGCATCCGCGTACAAATCTCCGCAGGACACGAGAAGGAACATCTCGACAAATGTATCGCTGCCTTTATCAAAGTAGGTAAAGAACTCGGCGTACTTAAGTAA
- a CDS encoding ferritin: protein MISEKLQNAINEQITAEMWSANLYLAMSFYFEKEGFSGFAHWMKKQSQEEMGHAYAMADYVIKRGGTAKVDKIDVVPNGWGTPLEVFEHVYKHECHVSQLIDKLVDVAAAEKDKATQDFLWGFVREQVEEEATAQGIVDKLKKVGDAGIFFVDSQLGQR from the coding sequence ATGATTTCAGAAAAATTACAGAATGCAATTAACGAACAGATTACTGCTGAAATGTGGTCCGCTAACCTGTATCTGGCAATGTCTTTCTACTTTGAGAAAGAAGGTTTCAGCGGTTTTGCTCATTGGATGAAAAAGCAATCCCAAGAAGAGATGGGACATGCTTATGCTATGGCAGATTATGTTATCAAACGTGGAGGTACTGCAAAAGTGGATAAAATAGATGTGGTACCTAACGGATGGGGTACACCTCTTGAAGTATTCGAACACGTTTACAAACATGAATGTCATGTTTCTCAATTGATAGATAAGCTGGTAGACGTGGCTGCTGCTGAAAAAGACAAGGCTACTCAAGATTTCCTGTGGGGATTCGTTCGCGAACAGGTAGAAGAAGAGGCTACCGCACAGGGTATTGTTGATAAACTCAAGAAAGTCGGTGATGCAGGAATCTTCTTTGTTGACTCGCAATTGGGACAACGTTGA
- a CDS encoding DUF2721 domain-containing protein: protein MEELTLTTPALLFSAVSLILLAYTNRFLSYAQLVRQLRDRYMENPTDITVAQIENLRKRLNLTRTMQGLGIASLFLCVVSMFFIYIGLQLLSAYVFGVALLLLIASLGVSFREIQISTRSLEIYLGAMEKRQKKLSENTSRQL, encoded by the coding sequence ATGGAAGAACTGACTCTCACTACTCCCGCCCTGCTTTTCTCGGCAGTTTCTCTGATTTTACTAGCTTACACCAATCGTTTTTTATCATATGCGCAGCTCGTACGTCAACTACGTGACCGCTATATGGAGAATCCTACGGATATCACCGTAGCGCAAATCGAAAACTTACGGAAACGGTTGAATCTCACGCGCACCATGCAAGGGCTGGGAATTGCAAGCCTGTTCCTCTGTGTAGTCAGCATGTTTTTTATCTATATCGGGTTGCAACTGCTCTCTGCCTATGTGTTCGGAGTGGCTTTGTTGTTGCTTATCGCCTCTCTTGGCGTATCTTTCCGCGAAATACAGATTTCCACCCGCTCACTGGAGATTTACTTGGGAGCGATGGAGAAAAGACAAAAAAAGCTGTCAGAAAACACTTCCCGACAGCTCTGA
- a CDS encoding NAD-dependent epimerase/dehydratase family protein has translation MEHILIIGATGQIGSELTMELRKRYGNANVVAGYIPGAEPKGELKESGPSAIADVTDGEAIASVVKEYHIDTIYNLAALLSVVAESKPKLAWKIGIDGLWNVLEVAREQGCAVFTPSSIGSFGASTPHTKTPQDTIQRPRTMYGVTKVTTELLSDYYFNKYGVDTRAVRFPGIISNVTPPGGGTTDYAVDIYYSAVKGEKFVCPIKQGTLMDMMYMPDALNAAITLMEADPTRLIHRNAFNIASMSFDPETIYQAIRKHVPQFEMIYDIDPLKQRIADSWPDSLDDTCAREEWGWKPAYDLESMTVDMLEKLREKLK, from the coding sequence ATGGAACACATTTTGATTATTGGAGCTACCGGACAGATAGGGTCGGAGCTAACGATGGAGCTACGTAAACGTTACGGAAATGCAAATGTAGTAGCAGGTTATATTCCAGGTGCAGAACCTAAAGGGGAATTGAAGGAATCCGGACCGTCGGCAATTGCTGATGTAACGGATGGAGAGGCGATTGCATCTGTGGTAAAAGAGTACCACATTGATACAATTTATAATTTGGCTGCTCTGCTGTCTGTTGTTGCCGAGTCTAAACCTAAGCTGGCCTGGAAAATAGGCATCGATGGATTATGGAATGTGCTGGAGGTAGCACGCGAACAAGGATGTGCAGTGTTTACTCCGAGTTCTATTGGTTCGTTTGGCGCCAGTACGCCTCATACAAAAACACCGCAGGACACTATTCAGCGTCCGCGTACCATGTATGGAGTCACCAAGGTAACGACTGAGTTGCTAAGTGATTACTATTTTAATAAATACGGTGTCGATACCCGTGCTGTCCGTTTTCCGGGCATTATTTCGAATGTGACTCCTCCGGGAGGAGGTACGACCGATTATGCTGTCGATATTTATTACTCGGCGGTGAAAGGAGAAAAATTTGTGTGCCCTATTAAGCAAGGCACTCTGATGGATATGATGTACATGCCGGATGCGTTGAATGCAGCAATTACGCTGATGGAAGCTGATCCGACAAGATTGATACACCGCAATGCTTTCAATATCGCCTCTATGAGTTTCGACCCGGAGACGATCTATCAGGCTATCAGGAAGCATGTACCGCAGTTTGAGATGATCTATGATATAGATCCTTTGAAACAGCGCATAGCCGATAGTTGGCCCGATAGTTTGGATGACACCTGCGCTCGTGAAGAGTGGGGCTGGAAGCCGGCCTACGATTTGGAAAGCATGACGGTAGATATGCTTGAAAAGTTAAGAGAGAAACTAAAATAA